A genome region from Natranaeroarchaeum sulfidigenes includes the following:
- a CDS encoding type 1 glutamine amidotransferase domain-containing protein — protein MANALFIVSEEGYWGEECIEPLTTLSDAGVEITVATPSGGPPVIDEQSVDPDEVGEETATHVAEVHETDERLRNPEALADVTPDAYDAVVFPGGHGTVWDINQDRHARAALRTAVEDGDAKALVVCHAVGILAFTRDSDGGFLVSGRNVTGFPNAWEDGIVTEQELLPDGRKLPYWVEDELNAAGGNWDAELDAETSVTVDGDLITARGPSSSHEAALVLLDEMGISP, from the coding sequence ATGGCGAACGCACTCTTTATCGTCAGTGAAGAAGGGTACTGGGGCGAAGAATGTATTGAGCCACTGACAACACTGTCGGACGCCGGTGTCGAAATTACTGTAGCAACGCCAAGCGGGGGCCCGCCGGTGATCGACGAGCAATCTGTCGATCCGGACGAAGTCGGTGAGGAGACGGCGACACACGTTGCCGAGGTCCACGAGACCGACGAGCGACTGCGGAATCCAGAGGCCCTGGCGGACGTCACCCCGGACGCGTACGATGCGGTCGTGTTTCCGGGGGGTCACGGCACTGTGTGGGATATCAATCAGGACCGCCACGCCCGGGCCGCACTCCGAACGGCTGTCGAGGACGGGGATGCAAAGGCGCTTGTCGTCTGCCATGCGGTCGGGATCCTCGCCTTTACCCGGGACTCCGATGGGGGATTCCTCGTCTCCGGACGGAACGTGACCGGGTTCCCGAACGCCTGGGAGGACGGGATCGTCACCGAGCAGGAACTGCTACCCGACGGGCGGAAACTTCCCTACTGGGTCGAGGATGAACTGAACGCTGCCGGTGGCAACTGGGACGCCGAACTCGACGCTGAGACGTCAGTTACCGTCGACGGCGACCTCATCACGGCCCGTGGTCCGTCGTCATCCCACGAGGCAGCACTCGTACTTCTCGACGAGATGGGTATCAGCCCCTAG
- the fba gene encoding class II fructose-bisphosphate aldolase — protein MSFYDGSELATVYDDALEEGFGLIASNIAEPNTMIGLMEGAARNDSDLLLQASAGACRFAGNGDAKAGLKALGGYIDALAEGFDIGVFLNMDHQTDMDFIEYQMETDIPSSVMIDASHEPFEENVAESKKVVEMVDEYDADILIEAELGQIKGVEDEIAVEDAFYTDPEQAVEFVDRTGCDLLAISVGTQHGVAKGKDLELRPDLAGDIRQALRDHGLDTPLVLHGSSGVQPDQLQEMLQHGICKVNKDTRYQYEYTRTAFDYYDEHRDAIFPPEGVPDSRDTFFNDTDWSPNKDHFDPRVTGREIRERIADVHADLTEVSGSAGNSKFD, from the coding sequence ATGTCATTCTACGACGGCAGTGAACTCGCGACCGTGTACGACGACGCGCTGGAGGAAGGGTTCGGCCTGATCGCCTCGAACATCGCGGAGCCGAATACGATGATCGGCCTGATGGAAGGGGCAGCACGCAACGACTCGGATCTATTGTTGCAGGCCTCTGCCGGAGCCTGTCGCTTCGCCGGGAACGGCGACGCCAAAGCCGGCCTAAAAGCGCTCGGTGGCTACATCGACGCGCTCGCCGAGGGGTTCGATATCGGCGTGTTCCTCAATATGGACCACCAGACCGACATGGACTTCATCGAGTACCAGATGGAGACCGACATTCCATCCTCGGTGATGATCGACGCCTCCCACGAGCCGTTCGAGGAGAACGTCGCCGAGAGCAAGAAGGTCGTCGAGATGGTCGACGAGTACGACGCCGACATCCTCATCGAGGCCGAACTGGGCCAGATCAAAGGCGTCGAGGACGAGATCGCCGTCGAGGACGCGTTCTACACCGATCCCGAGCAGGCCGTCGAGTTCGTCGATCGGACGGGCTGTGACCTGCTTGCGATCTCCGTCGGTACGCAGCACGGCGTCGCCAAAGGAAAGGATCTGGAGCTTCGCCCCGACCTCGCGGGCGATATCCGTCAGGCGCTGCGCGACCACGGCCTGGACACGCCGCTCGTCCTGCACGGCTCCTCGGGCGTCCAGCCCGACCAGCTCCAGGAGATGCTCCAGCACGGCATTTGCAAGGTCAACAAGGACACCCGGTACCAGTACGAGTACACCCGGACTGCCTTCGATTACTACGACGAGCACCGCGACGCCATCTTCCCGCCGGAGGGCGTCCCGGATTCGCGTGATACCTTCTTCAACGACACCGACTGGTCGCCGAACAAGGACCACTTCGACCCCCGCGTCACCGGCCGGGAGATCCGCGAGCGCATCGCGGACGTTCACGCCGACCTGACCGAGGTCTCGGGGAGCGCAGGCAACAGCAAATTCGATTGA
- a CDS encoding Gfo/Idh/MocA family protein yields the protein MEFGILSTAGIARNSVVPAIRESEATVGAIASRDADRAASVADDFSIPRSYGSYDALLDDSGIDAVYIPLPNGLHAEWTKRAADAGLDVLCEKPLTVDAAEAHEVVDHCERRDVTLMEAFMYQFHPRTERAIELADERLDDIRSVSASFKFPLVDAPDDIRLNPDLAGGSLMDVGAYAVSAARQFLGQPGRVYAHIHDSRDSGVDTEVAGILEYDDGSSARVASGFDTQTVQRYRVEAANGWIEVENAFSPPSDDPAELDYMIDGVRGTERFEPVDQYRLQIDHFVDCVESRAQPRTGGTEAIENMAVIDALYRSADSGEPTTVDTQQ from the coding sequence ATGGAGTTCGGTATTCTCAGCACGGCAGGCATCGCCCGAAACTCGGTCGTTCCCGCGATCCGGGAGAGCGAAGCGACGGTCGGTGCGATCGCCTCCCGGGACGCCGACCGGGCGGCGTCGGTCGCGGACGACTTTTCGATTCCCCGGAGCTACGGATCCTACGACGCGCTACTCGACGATTCCGGGATCGATGCCGTCTATATCCCCCTTCCCAACGGCCTGCACGCCGAGTGGACGAAACGGGCGGCAGACGCCGGGCTCGATGTCCTCTGTGAGAAACCCCTCACCGTCGATGCCGCGGAGGCCCACGAGGTCGTCGATCACTGCGAACGACGCGACGTCACGCTCATGGAGGCGTTCATGTATCAGTTTCACCCAAGAACCGAACGCGCGATCGAACTGGCCGACGAGCGCCTCGATGATATCCGCTCTGTCTCGGCATCGTTCAAATTCCCGCTGGTCGACGCCCCTGACGATATCCGGCTGAATCCCGACCTCGCCGGGGGAAGCCTGATGGATGTCGGCGCGTACGCCGTCTCGGCTGCCCGGCAGTTTCTCGGCCAGCCGGGTCGCGTATATGCCCACATCCACGACTCCCGTGATTCGGGCGTCGACACGGAGGTCGCCGGAATCCTGGAGTACGATGACGGCTCTTCTGCCAGAGTCGCCTCGGGTTTTGATACCCAGACCGTTCAGCGATATCGGGTCGAAGCGGCGAACGGCTGGATCGAGGTCGAAAACGCGTTCAGCCCGCCATCGGACGATCCGGCCGAACTCGACTACATGATCGACGGCGTTCGTGGCACCGAGCGGTTCGAGCCGGTCGATCAGTACCGGCTGCAGATCGACCATTTCGTCGACTGCGTCGAGTCTAGAGCACAGCCCCGGACTGGCGGTACGGAGGCAATCGAGAATATGGCAGTTATCGACGCGCTGTACCGGAGCGCCGACAGTGGGGAACCCACCACAGTCGATACCCAACAATAA
- a CDS encoding AGE family epimerase/isomerase translates to MSDQQYRDHGWLGNEIERILEFYYPDCLDDVHGGYVAQFDEATGELYDHDTKHLVATARFVTNFAVADQLGGPEWCRPAAERGVDFLLDVHRDSEHGGFHWLLDGTEPVDSRRVCYGHAFVLLALSRAAEIGIGRAQSELGSVSDLIDERFWEADYGLCASEYDPEWTSADSYRGQNANMHTCEAMIAAYETTNETRYLDRAITIAESLTVDLTAETDGLIWEHYTADWGHDFEYNRDDPTHTFRPWGYQPGHQIEWAKLLAVLDRYADASWLLPRAEELFDAAIEYGWDDDHGGFYYSFDLDGEPLVNDKYSWEVAEGIGAAAVFTERTDDEQYLDWYSRFWTYADEHLIAPVNRNWYTKVTEDNEPMPTTEGVAVEPGYHPIGACLEGIRSLS, encoded by the coding sequence ATGTCTGACCAACAATACCGCGACCACGGCTGGCTTGGCAACGAAATTGAACGTATCCTCGAGTTCTACTACCCCGACTGTCTCGACGACGTCCACGGTGGGTACGTCGCCCAGTTCGACGAAGCGACTGGAGAGCTCTACGACCACGACACGAAACATCTCGTGGCGACGGCCCGCTTCGTCACGAACTTCGCCGTCGCGGATCAGCTTGGCGGCCCGGAGTGGTGTCGTCCTGCGGCCGAGCGAGGCGTCGACTTCCTGCTCGACGTCCATCGTGACAGCGAGCACGGCGGTTTCCACTGGCTGCTCGATGGTACCGAGCCGGTCGACTCGCGTCGAGTCTGTTACGGTCATGCGTTCGTCCTGCTGGCGCTCTCGCGTGCCGCCGAGATCGGCATCGGTCGGGCCCAGTCGGAACTCGGTTCGGTTTCGGACCTCATTGACGAGCGGTTCTGGGAAGCGGACTACGGTCTCTGCGCGAGCGAATACGATCCGGAGTGGACGAGCGCAGACTCCTACCGGGGACAGAACGCAAACATGCATACCTGCGAGGCGATGATCGCGGCGTACGAGACCACCAACGAGACCCGATATCTCGATCGCGCGATAACGATTGCCGAGTCGCTCACTGTCGATCTCACCGCCGAGACGGACGGACTTATCTGGGAGCATTACACCGCCGACTGGGGGCACGATTTCGAGTATAACCGCGACGACCCGACACACACCTTCCGGCCCTGGGGGTATCAGCCGGGCCATCAGATCGAGTGGGCGAAACTGCTCGCCGTCCTCGACCGATACGCCGACGCGTCCTGGCTGCTCCCCCGTGCCGAGGAACTGTTCGACGCAGCGATCGAGTACGGCTGGGACGACGATCACGGGGGCTTTTATTACTCGTTCGACCTCGATGGCGAGCCGCTGGTCAACGACAAATACTCCTGGGAAGTCGCGGAGGGGATTGGCGCTGCTGCCGTCTTCACGGAGCGAACGGACGACGAGCAGTATCTGGACTGGTACAGCCGGTTCTGGACGTACGCAGACGAGCACCTGATCGCTCCTGTGAACCGTAACTGGTACACGAAAGTTACCGAAGACAACGAGCCGATGCCGACAACCGAGGGGGTTGCAGTCGAGCCGGGGTACCACCCGATCGGTGCATGTCTCGAAGGGATTCGATCGCTCTCGTAG